agaatcaGAATGAATCAGCAGTAgataaagaaaagcaaaaaaaatgaagaagaaaaattacctCTCCCGATCTAAGGGAATGGATGGAGTCCTGTGAGGAGATGCGTGGGCAGAAGGGGGAGGGTAATGGAAGTAACTCCCAGGTGGGGTTCTCTCCCCCATCATGCATaaactagaaaacaaaacagaaagaaaCCCAGAAGTGGAGTTGGGTTAACAAGTCGAGAAGAAGAGTGATATTAGCGTTTGCAACAAAAAAGAGAGCGACCCAGATGGGGAAAGAGGCTACCTTCGCAGaaagagggaagaagaagatgaatctGGGGCAGAGAGATACAGGGGAAGTCGGTTGAATGGGaaggggaagaaaagaaaaagggctgtggaggaagaacaagaacaaaaaccagAGGGAGATCGCGTAGTGGTGTGAGTGAATCTTAATTTTACAgtatatgttttgttttgatttgtatgTGGTAGTTGGAATCAATGGGTCAGTGGTGGCATTGGCAAtggaggaaggaaggaaggaaggaaggaaggaaaggGTGGGGAATGGGATTTTTGACAATATGGTGTGGTGCGGTGTGGTGTGGTGTGGTGGAGACTGGATGCGTCTTTTTCTACCCCAAACCAAAATCCttacctttcttttctctctctcccgaactgtttttcttattttaccattttacccctaCCCTCACGTGGAACTGGACCCTACTTCCTGACCGCATCTGACAatacctttttctttgtttccttccttataaatattataggTTTTGTTTCTAAATCTTCCATATTTgggtttatttgtttttttttttttaactttaaaataattttctgtATAATAATCtcttagttttaaaaaaatattgtttcaaGGTAAATGGTTTCTAgtattcttttgaaaaattgtaaatttattagacccaattataaaattcaattttatatctaatataattaattagtttttaaaaatatagtgtatgtattgaatttattaggcattaacattaatttttaaagtatattatctaaacttataattaacttaaaagttaatctttcctttatttaaattctatgGTTTAATAAGCTGTTATAgtttaatagataaaatattaaaataaaagggtaaTTGTATTAACTTTCAAGGTTATTTCAATGGGTTAATAgataaatacataaatgatGTATTTATGTTAgtttttattacattatttaaaaaaagaaaaaacaatctaatataatatctatacaaaattgaaggtttatttaaaaatttatagattgCATTACACAacatttaactaaaaaattttaaaaaataataaataaatgactaATAACTCTgataataacttttttgttttctttaagagAGTGAAAACATCTgtttgcattttaaaaaccttaaagagaagatgctagcggtagacttagGTTGTTTAGAACAACTAACCTCTAAGTCGATTGCATGAGTGAATGCCGATTATGGTTAAACCATCCtcattttgaaattatgagTTGAGTTCTTCGGATGCTAAGAATGTTAACTGCATTGATACTCAAGTATGTTAGAAAGAATATGGTCAATAGCCACTTTAAAATCAACAGTTCTTAAGAACAAAACTAGTTGGATACACATAAGCCTCACGGATATTAAAATAAGACATTCACATTTGATTCTCCAACATAGAGATTCCATAAAAACAGACAAACTCTGAAATGAACCGCTCAATAGTGTTTCTGACATGAGATCTCAATGATCTCTTGAAAAAGAATCtaagtaaaatataaattatatgaaaattatacaCCAACAAAATCCAAGCAAACAAGAATAACAGAATAGAGTTGGTAACTAGAAAGATATGCGTAAGCAGATGACCAAGAacagagggagagagagagaggagagttACAAAAAATTGTGGGGATATCTTTCTGAACTTAAGAAGAGGAGCAACAAGCCTTCTTTGAATTGGCCTCTGATTCACCAACCACAATGCTTTTTCCTTCCTTGATgttagcagcagcagcaggcTCATCCGAATTGAGGGACTTCTTACTGATTATCCTATATATCTCTGAGAGAATGGTTTGGAAAGCCTTCTCCACGTTTGTTGCTTCAAGAGCAGAAGTTTCAATGAGTGACAGCCCTTCTTTCTCGGCGTAGCTCTGTGCGTCTTCTGTCGCCACTGCTCGGAGGTGTTTCAGATCGGTCTTGTTACCGATTAACATGATGACTATGTTGGAATCTGCATGGTCCCTAAGTTCCTTCAACCAACGGTTTACATTGTCGAATGTCATCGGTTTCGTTACATCGTATACTAGAAGGGCTCCAAGGGCACCCCTATAGTAAGCACTGGTTATTGCTCTGTAACGCTCTTGACCGGCTGTGTCCCATATCTGAGCTTTCACGGTTCTTCCCTCAACCTAATATAAAGTATGTagcatttcttttcttggtaACTTTGATAGTCAAAGCGcagtagaaaaagaaaaaagagaacaTTTTCTTTCAGTTCAACAAATGTGACACTAATATCACATAGCCATTTGAAGACGACATTGATCCAAGAAGTTCCAAAATCTATTATCAAAACATCTATATGTGTAACAGGAcacaaactaaataaaaaattctatcTACCAGCCATAGTCCAAGAAACTGAGATTTAAATGACCTCATACTGCAGTGTAAATCAGGTGTTGCGGGTAGAAGAATTGTATATGATTCTTCATTGTTTAACAATTTGTAAAATGCTTGTCCTTTATAGAACACTCGAATGGTTTAAACTGTAAATTTGCATAATCAAAATTTGTATAAGAACTAAGATAATAATTGGATTACCAGAAAAGGAGTCGTTAATTCAGATTCATATTTGGCGTTAAGGTTTTGTGGGAAATTAATCGGCATAAAAACAACCAATCATGATCTGCAGATGTATCTCCATTAAAAGTTAGGATGAAATCTCTAGCCCATAGCAGATCAGAATCTGAATAACTTCAATCAAAAGTTATAAACCTAAACAAATCCATAGACATTTTTCTCAATTCGTTGTCCTAATCCAAAGCAGTAAAAAGACGACCAATTTCCCGCATTCCCCTAAATTAAAACGAAAATTACCAGAACAACCAATTGAGAACGCAGATCCGCAAGCGAAGATGCACAATctcaattcaaataaaaaccGCCAGTTTTANaaaaaaaaaaaaaaaaaaaaaaaaaaaaaaaaaaaaaaaaaaaaaaaaaaaaaaatcagatcaTTACTTGAAGTACAACAAAaaattctccaaaaaaaaattcgcgTTCCCGCGAATTTTTACATAGATCGAGAATGTAAAGCACACAAACATACAACGAACGTAGATATAAATACcgaaatgagagagaaaattgagagagagaCCTGAAGAGTACGAGTGGCGAATTCGACGCCaatggtggacttggactcCAAACAAAACTCATTCCGAGTGAACCGGGAAAGAAGGTTGGATTTTCCAACGCCGGAATCGCCGATTAGCACAACTTTGAAGAGGTAATCGTAGTCATCGTCGGGTCTCCGGGCCATATTATCTCGGTggtctctctatctctctctctctctctctctctctctctctgattcCTGGTTCTGAAGATTTAGCTTTCCGAAATCTCGGAAagcaaaattgaagaaattgtcCCTCCCAAATCGGGTGCCCCACTTCGAAAATGTAGACAATACGGAGAGACAGCCGACTTCAAATACTGGGATTGGCACCAACTTGTATGCCCAAAACTACCCTTCTAGATATGGGCTTTTTCGACGAACCTCCcaacccaacattttttttttctctttttctaaattttaatccaacAATGTGTTTTGAGTCAAAAATGAATTCTTTTTCCAGATGAATTCTTACCGTTTTATTTACTACAAATAGAACGGATATGTATATTTGTTGCACCTATTTGTTTGTAATGGTTATAcaagttttgttttataagtcaaatgctctacccTTTAGTTTGGGTTCCGTTATGAATTGATTTGGTTTAtctattttgtgttttgtCGATGAggtatttattttgtgttttgtcGATGGGGTATTAGAGATCTTTTGATTTCATTCAGGATTACCTACACAAGTCATTCAAGATATTGTTTGAGTTATAGGTCTCCCTCCAATATTAGATTGTTTGAGTTAAAAAGATTGTATGGCGTGTTTCTATACTTGGTCGAGAAATCTTCTTTCTTATCTTAGTAGGTTTACAACTGTTTATATATGTTATAAGTGTCATCTCTTTATGTTTAAAATGAGTTAAGAACAGACTATAGAAAGAGTTAAGAAcctaaacaaaacaaatgtaAAAGTTTTGGACTAAACTAGAGATTAAACTAAACTATTTTCAAGAGTGAATCTGAATCCTGAATTGTACCAACATTGTGTGTACTACCATTGTGTATAATCTTGCCGGGTTGGCATAACAAGATTATGCACAAGGAATTTTCATTTACAAgaatcaaactaaaaatatcACAAGCACATGAGATTTGTTTATGAAACCTATACACATCTACACAAGTATTTCCTTCGTAGGAAATTTAGTTCAAAAAATAAAGCATAAAAACgaataaaagaatacaatGATGATTCAGATATAgcacaaagaaaagaagactATACCGCCATCTTTGATTCTTTTCCTTCCAATTATCTACACAGACTAACTGACTGACTGTATTTGTTTACTCCCAAAATGCCTTTCTCGAGCTCCATTGACCACTTTCTGCTCTATCCATCCTACCACAACCATTCGCTGCAAACTCATCAGAGTATCCATATCTGTTCCACACTCCAAATCCTCTCTGCTGCTGTCTACTAGATATCTGGTGGCTGACACTAGGACCCTTTGGACTCCTTCCAAAATCGGCCCGACCCATAGGCGGCGACGGTGAAAGAGGCATGGGAGCTCTTTCAGGGGCATTACATCTGCTGAACTCTTGTGGATGTCTAGAAGACTGGTAGCCATGGTTTTGTTGATAGTGGTAATGACGTTGCTGAAAGTGGTGTTTACTAACTGGAATGACAATGGGGGGAGGTTGAAGGTTGTTGAAGCTGCAAAGACTAGGAGAGCTATGGACTTTGTGCATAGGAGGGCGGCTAGGCTTGATGCTATTCCAAGAGAATGGTTCTTGGGCCATAGATTCAGCAGTTTGGGCATCTGGAGAAGATGATTTTGGAGATGAACATGCAGATGAAAGGCTGAATGTAGGGCGGCTAGCATTAGAAGGGGAGACTTTTGAGCTCGCAGTAGAGCTGCACCGGACAATGCCATTAATGGCTTCCAGATAACGTTGCTCAATTGCTTGAGGATCTGCAAAGAACGGTCGAGTCTCAACAACAATTGGATTTGAAGGAAATAAGAAACACCGAAGCTTAGGAGTTCCTTCACTCTCGAGCCGATCGTATTCATCGAGCATATGCTTTAAATCTTCATCAGACTTCACAGAGACCAACACATCAAGATCCTCAGGAACCAACTGATACTTCAGCACCATATCTCCATCAAATAGAGCCGTCACTTTCTTCATTAGATCTAAGCAAGACAGAGTAGAATAAGAGGAAATCCGAAACTAAATATCTTGAAATGTTCGCTAATTTTCATTACCATTGAAGAATAATTCATTGAACTTTCAAGAGAGATCACTGAATCTAAATCTGTACAATGTGTTTCACAAACTTGTCAAAGNaaaaaaaaaaaaaaaaaaaaaaaaaaaaaaactattcgATGTGGTTAGCCCTAACAATCTTAACATTTGATATTCGAAATCCAATTTCTAAGTTGTCCCATTCATTTGAACCTTATACAGAAAGCACTTCAAATCACTccagaaaaaacaaaatcatataaGTTTCACTTGATCAAAAGCAATCCAACAAGATTTTCCCGCAGATCACAATTCGTCAGATTAAAAACACGGCAAGAATACTTCAGAAGAATCGCAATCTGAAAAACAAGGGCAGAAAAATCGAACTATAGAAACCTGAAAATTTGATATCACGCTGCATAGCGATGACGCGCGTCTCGCCGCCAACATACTTGAGATGACCATCGGTGGGCCTAGGGAGGATCTTGCCGCCATAACTGCAAAGAAACTTCAACTTGCTTTTAGGCGACAATGTGGAAGTCTcgtctcctcctcctccattgCCACCGCCTTCGCACGCCATTTTTCTTATCGGCCTCGACCAAGTCGCTGGATTGAGTCGCcacaaaatcaaccaaaaaaataatggataaTTGCTTGAAGTCGATGTAATCTGTAATGAGTAGAAAGgcaaatgaaattaagaagTATTAGGGGAGTCAATGGAAAACTCAGAGACGGAATGGATTGGATTATTCACACAAACTGCAAAAGGGGAAAATGGAGAATGAAGATGAGGCGAGAATTGGAGAGATTTGAGGAAACAAACTCAATCCAAAAATGgataaatgata
This genomic window from Cucurbita pepo subsp. pepo cultivar mu-cu-16 chromosome LG01, ASM280686v2, whole genome shotgun sequence contains:
- the LOC111781246 gene encoding ras-related protein RABA2a-like, which translates into the protein MARRPDDDYDYLFKVVLIGDSGVGKSNLLSRFTRNEFCLESKSTIGVEFATRTLQVEGRTVKAQIWDTAGQERYRAITSAYYRGALGALLVYDVTKPMTFDNVNRWLKELRDHADSNIVIMLIGNKTDLKHLRAVATEDAQSYAEKEGLSLIETSALEATNVEKAFQTILSEIYRIISKKSLNSDEPAAAANIKEGKSIVVGESEANSKKACCSSS
- the LOC111807872 gene encoding uncharacterized protein LOC111807872; translation: MACEGGGNGGGGDETSTLSPKSKLKFLCSYGGKILPRPTDGHLKYVGGETRVIAMQRDIKFSDLMKKVTALFDGDMVLKYQLVPEDLDVLVSVKSDEDLKHMLDEYDRLESEGTPKLRCFLFPSNPIVVETRPFFADPQAIEQRYLEAINGIVRCSSTASSKVSPSNASRPTFSLSSACSSPKSSSPDAQTAESMAQEPFSWNSIKPSRPPMHKVHSSPSLCSFNNLQPPPIVIPVSKHHFQQRHYHYQQNHGYQSSRHPQEFSRCNAPERAPMPLSPSPPMGRADFGRSPKGPSVSHQISSRQQQRGFGVWNRYGYSDEFAANGCGRMDRAESGQWSSRKAFWE